Proteins encoded in a region of the Zea mays cultivar B73 chromosome 4, Zm-B73-REFERENCE-NAM-5.0, whole genome shotgun sequence genome:
- the LOC100272303 gene encoding cytochrome c oxidase subunit 6b-3, which yields MAEIEIKTAPADFRFPTTNQTRHCFTRYVEYHRCLNAKGDDAGVCEKFAKYYRSLCPGEWVEKWNEQREHGTFPGPL from the exons ATAAAAACAGCACCTGCTGACTTCCGCTTCCCTACAACAAACCAAACAAGGCATTGTTTTACTCGCTATGTCGAGTACCACAG GTGTTTGAATGCCAAAGGGGATGATGCTGGTGTTTGCGAAAAATTTGCCAAGTACTACAGGTCCCTTTGCCCTGGAGAATGG GTTGAGAAATGGAACGAGCAGAGGGAGCATGGGACGTTTCCAGGACCTCTCTGA